A single region of the Streptomyces caelestis genome encodes:
- a CDS encoding DUF418 domain-containing protein — protein MGAYGRALAPDLARGIMLLGIVLSNTAFHLWAARRGPSGWQPVDGSWLDHAVQFTMIMVLDLRIYPLFAFLFGYGMMQLYLRQTAAGTDGRDAAKLLRKRSLWLIVIGLTHATLLMAGDIIGFYGVLSLVLGLAFLRRGERALTWWIWIGVALMALVTAGPVIAALLQGDLGTLGDADAEAGFKAYASDEESWLTAAGTRLETGLFVTFAAAPLTLVGGGYILFLLGFRAARRRVLEEPGRHRTLLRLTAVIGIAVGWLGALPAALAHIGVLHVPDDMQSESGALTALRDITGNAAGLGYVAAVALLAHWWTTRGPLRRGATAVTAVASVGKRSLSCYLAHSLLFAPVLAAWGLGLGAHLGSTTMALFALAVWLVTVAGAYALERAGRRGPAEAVLRRLMYGPRAGRA, from the coding sequence GTGGGGGCGTACGGCCGGGCGCTCGCCCCCGATCTCGCACGCGGGATCATGCTGCTGGGCATCGTGCTGTCCAACACCGCCTTCCATCTGTGGGCGGCCCGGCGCGGGCCCTCCGGATGGCAGCCCGTGGACGGCTCGTGGCTGGACCACGCCGTGCAGTTCACCATGATCATGGTCCTCGACCTGCGGATCTACCCGCTCTTCGCCTTTCTCTTCGGCTACGGCATGATGCAGCTCTACCTCCGGCAGACCGCCGCCGGCACCGACGGGCGCGACGCCGCGAAACTCCTGCGCAAGCGCAGCCTCTGGCTGATCGTCATCGGCCTGACCCACGCCACCCTGCTGATGGCCGGGGACATCATCGGCTTCTACGGAGTCCTGAGCCTCGTCCTGGGCCTGGCCTTCCTGCGGCGCGGCGAGCGCGCTCTCACGTGGTGGATCTGGATCGGAGTCGCCCTGATGGCGCTCGTCACGGCCGGGCCCGTCATCGCCGCGCTCCTCCAGGGCGACCTGGGCACCCTGGGTGACGCCGACGCCGAGGCCGGCTTCAAGGCGTACGCGTCGGACGAGGAGAGCTGGCTCACCGCGGCGGGCACCCGGCTCGAGACCGGCCTGTTCGTCACCTTCGCCGCCGCGCCACTGACCCTCGTCGGCGGCGGGTACATCCTCTTCCTGCTCGGCTTCCGGGCCGCACGCCGCCGCGTCCTGGAGGAACCGGGCCGCCACCGCACGCTGCTGCGCCTGACGGCGGTCATCGGCATCGCGGTCGGCTGGCTCGGCGCGCTGCCCGCCGCCCTCGCCCACATCGGCGTCCTGCACGTGCCGGACGACATGCAGAGCGAATCCGGGGCGCTCACGGCCCTCCGCGACATCACCGGCAACGCCGCGGGCCTCGGCTATGTCGCGGCCGTGGCCCTCCTCGCGCACTGGTGGACCACCCGCGGGCCCCTCCGCCGCGGCGCGACGGCGGTGACGGCGGTGGCCTCCGTCGGCAAACGGTCCCTGTCCTGCTACCTCGCCCACTCACTGCTCTTCGCCCCGGTGCTGGCGGCCTGGGGACTCGGCCTCGGCGCGCACCTGGGCAGCACGACCATGGCGCTCTTCGCGTTGGCCGTCTGGCTGGTCACCGTGGCCGGGGCGTACGCCCTGGAACGGGCCGGCCGCCGGGGGCCCGCCGAAGCGGTGCTGCGCCGGCTGATGTACGGGCCCCGGGCCGGCAGGGCATGA
- a CDS encoding penicillin acylase family protein, with protein MRSRLRRLVLGATALFTAASALPAAAAPSPGRAEQHPSRDGLSAVIRYTEYGIPHILAKNYADLGFGTGWAQAADEVCTLADGFVTLRGERSRYFGADAAAGGALSAARTNLASDLYFRGVRETRTAEKLLAEPAPVGPSRAARDMMRGWAAGYNAWLKQKKITDPACADASWVRPVTELDVAARGLAIASISGEGRFVDTITAAQPPTGAGTVSGAPSSRPAARTPDAKAVAKAADELWGDPGMGSNAVAFRGDTTAGGSGLLLGNPHYPWQGGRRFWQSQQTIPGELNVSGGSLLGTPAISIGFNAHVAWSHTVSTGIPANFHQLTLDPADPTTYLVDGEPERMKKRTVTVAVKDGAPVTRTQWWTRYGPVVTSLSPQVPLPWTGTTAYALHDPNAANLRFADTSLGFGKARSTEDVLASLDRHQGIPWVNTIAADRAGHSLYTQSQVLPRITDELAERCSTALGRTTYPASGIAILDGSRGDCALGRDPDAVAPGIFGPARMPTLRDAPYVENSNGTAWMTNADRPITGYERVFGTVGTQLGLRTRGGIEDVTAMADRGRLTVRDLQRQQFANRVPAGDLTAADAARACAALPGGTATGSDGKTVDVSEACGVLTAWDRTMDTGSRGALLFDRFWRKLEQAVPQAELWKVPFSAADPVRTPNTLNTDAPGFAVALADAVAELRAAGIALDAPLGAHQFVVRGGERLPMPGGGGRLGVWNVLEPTWNAAGGGYTEVPFGSSHLQAVGWDGSRCPVARTLLTYSQSSNPESPHFADQTRLFSGEKWVTSRFCEKDILTSPKLKVVRVHERR; from the coding sequence ATGCGCAGCCGCCTGAGACGACTCGTTCTCGGGGCCACGGCCCTGTTCACGGCCGCGTCCGCGTTACCCGCGGCCGCCGCCCCGAGCCCGGGACGAGCGGAGCAGCACCCGTCCCGCGACGGCCTGTCCGCCGTCATCCGCTACACCGAGTACGGCATCCCGCACATCCTTGCGAAGAACTACGCCGATCTGGGCTTCGGTACGGGCTGGGCACAGGCAGCCGACGAGGTCTGCACGCTCGCCGACGGCTTCGTGACCCTGCGGGGCGAGCGCTCCCGGTACTTCGGCGCCGACGCGGCCGCCGGCGGCGCCCTCTCCGCGGCCAGGACGAACCTCGCCAGCGACCTGTACTTCCGCGGGGTCCGTGAAACCCGCACCGCGGAGAAGCTGCTCGCCGAGCCCGCACCCGTGGGCCCGAGCCGTGCAGCCCGGGACATGATGCGCGGCTGGGCGGCCGGTTACAACGCCTGGCTGAAGCAGAAGAAGATCACGGATCCGGCTTGCGCGGACGCCTCCTGGGTCCGTCCGGTCACCGAGCTCGACGTGGCCGCCCGCGGCCTCGCCATCGCCTCGATCTCCGGCGAGGGACGCTTCGTGGACACGATCACGGCCGCGCAGCCACCGACCGGAGCCGGCACCGTCTCCGGCGCCCCCTCCTCCCGGCCCGCCGCCCGCACGCCGGACGCGAAGGCCGTGGCGAAGGCGGCCGACGAGCTGTGGGGCGACCCCGGCATGGGCTCCAACGCGGTCGCGTTCCGCGGCGACACCACGGCGGGCGGCAGCGGCCTGCTGCTCGGCAACCCGCACTACCCGTGGCAGGGCGGGCGCCGGTTCTGGCAGTCGCAGCAGACGATCCCCGGCGAGCTGAACGTCTCCGGTGGCTCTCTGCTCGGCACCCCGGCGATCTCCATCGGCTTCAACGCACATGTGGCGTGGAGCCACACCGTCTCGACCGGCATACCGGCCAACTTCCACCAGCTGACGCTGGATCCGGCCGACCCCACGACATACCTCGTGGACGGCGAGCCGGAGCGTATGAAGAAGCGGACGGTGACGGTCGCGGTGAAGGACGGCGCGCCGGTGACCCGTACCCAGTGGTGGACCCGCTACGGCCCCGTCGTCACCTCCCTGAGCCCCCAGGTCCCGCTGCCGTGGACCGGTACGACGGCGTACGCCCTGCACGACCCGAACGCCGCGAACCTCCGCTTCGCCGACACCTCGCTCGGCTTCGGCAAGGCGCGGAGCACGGAGGACGTCCTCGCGTCCCTCGACCGGCACCAGGGCATCCCCTGGGTGAACACGATCGCCGCCGACCGCGCGGGGCATTCCCTCTACACCCAGTCCCAGGTGCTTCCGCGCATCACCGACGAGTTGGCGGAGCGCTGCTCGACGGCGCTGGGCAGGACCACGTATCCGGCGTCCGGTATCGCGATCCTCGACGGCTCGCGCGGCGACTGTGCCCTCGGCAGAGATCCCGACGCGGTGGCGCCGGGCATCTTCGGGCCGGCGCGGATGCCGACACTCCGGGACGCGCCGTACGTGGAGAACTCCAACGGCACCGCGTGGATGACCAACGCCGACCGGCCGATCACCGGATACGAGCGGGTCTTCGGCACGGTGGGGACGCAGCTCGGGCTGCGCACGCGCGGCGGGATCGAGGACGTGACGGCGATGGCGGACCGGGGCCGCCTGACCGTACGCGATCTGCAACGGCAGCAGTTCGCCAACCGGGTGCCCGCGGGTGATCTCACCGCGGCGGACGCGGCACGGGCGTGCGCCGCTCTGCCCGGCGGCACGGCGACCGGCAGCGACGGCAAAACCGTCGACGTGTCGGAGGCCTGTGGGGTGCTGACGGCGTGGGACCGCACCATGGACACCGGGAGCCGGGGAGCGCTGCTGTTCGACCGTTTCTGGCGGAAGCTGGAACAGGCGGTGCCGCAGGCGGAGTTGTGGAAGGTGCCGTTCTCGGCGGCGGACCCGGTCCGTACGCCGAACACGCTGAACACGGACGCGCCCGGCTTCGCTGTCGCCCTCGCCGACGCGGTGGCGGAACTGCGCGCCGCGGGCATCGCGCTCGACGCGCCGCTGGGCGCGCACCAGTTCGTCGTCCGCGGCGGTGAGCGCCTTCCGATGCCCGGCGGTGGGGGGAGGCTCGGCGTGTGGAACGTGCTCGAACCTACGTGGAACGCGGCCGGGGGCGGCTACACGGAGGTGCCGTTCGGCAGCAGTCATCTCCAGGCGGTGGGCTGGGACGGCAGCCGCTGCCCGGTGGCCCGCACCCTGCTGACGTACTCCCAGTCGTCGAACCCCGAGTCACCGCACTTCGCCGACCAGACCCGGCTGTTCTCCGGTGAGAAGTGGGTGACGTCGCGCTTCTGCGAGAAGGACATCCTGACCTCGCCGAAGCTGAAGGTCGTCCGGGTGCACGAGCGCCGCTGA
- a CDS encoding acyl-CoA synthetase, with translation MTTPGHGSTVDGVLRRSARRTPARVAVEYGDRTWTYDELDTAVSRAASVLLGQGLSPGDRVGAYGHNSDAYLIAFLACARAGLVHVPVNQNLTGDDLAYIVGHSGSSLILTDPDLAGRLPDAVRTLPLRDAGDSLLARLTGAPPYDGPEPRTEDLVQLLYTSGTTALPKGAMMTHRALVHEYLSAITALDLSAGDRPVHALPLYHSAQMHVFLLPYLAVGATNVILDAPDGDRLFDLVETGRVDSLFAPPTVWIALSNRPDFATRDLSGLRKAYYGASIMPVPVLERLKERLPNLAFYNCFGQSEIGPLATVLSPEEHKGRMDSCGRPVLFVDARVVDEEGKDVPDGTPGEIVYRSPQLCEGYWDKPEETAEAFRDGWFRSGDLAVRDAHGYYTIVDRVKDVINSGGVLVASRQVEDALYTHPQVAEAAVVGLPDERWVEAVTAVVVPRGEVTEAELIAHTREQLAPFKAPKRVVFVEGLPRNASGKILKRELRTSLGGEPGLAAPAG, from the coding sequence ATGACGACGCCAGGACACGGCAGCACGGTCGACGGAGTCCTGCGGCGCAGCGCCCGACGCACCCCGGCGCGCGTCGCGGTGGAGTACGGCGACCGCACCTGGACGTACGACGAACTGGACACCGCCGTCTCCCGAGCGGCGAGCGTCCTCCTCGGCCAGGGGCTGTCTCCGGGCGACCGGGTGGGCGCGTACGGCCACAACTCCGACGCCTACCTGATCGCCTTCCTGGCCTGCGCCCGCGCGGGCCTGGTGCACGTACCCGTCAACCAGAACCTGACGGGCGACGACCTCGCCTACATCGTCGGCCACTCCGGCAGCTCCCTGATCCTCACCGACCCGGACCTCGCCGGGCGACTCCCCGACGCCGTACGGACGTTGCCCCTGCGCGACGCCGGCGACTCACTCCTCGCCCGGCTCACCGGGGCGCCCCCGTACGACGGCCCCGAGCCGCGCACCGAGGACCTCGTGCAACTGCTGTACACCTCCGGGACGACCGCCCTGCCCAAGGGCGCGATGATGACGCACCGCGCCCTGGTCCACGAGTACCTGAGCGCGATCACCGCCCTCGACCTCAGTGCGGGTGACCGTCCCGTACACGCGCTGCCCCTCTACCACTCGGCGCAGATGCACGTCTTCCTGCTGCCCTACCTCGCGGTCGGTGCGACGAACGTCATCCTCGACGCACCCGACGGCGACCGGCTCTTCGACCTGGTCGAAACGGGCCGCGTGGACAGCCTGTTCGCCCCGCCCACCGTCTGGATCGCCCTGTCCAACCGCCCCGACTTCGCCACCCGCGACCTGAGCGGCCTGCGCAAGGCGTACTACGGAGCGTCGATCATGCCGGTGCCCGTACTGGAACGGCTGAAGGAACGCCTGCCGAACCTTGCGTTCTACAACTGCTTCGGGCAGAGCGAGATCGGGCCCCTGGCCACCGTCCTCAGCCCCGAGGAACACAAGGGGCGCATGGACTCCTGCGGCCGTCCGGTGCTGTTCGTCGACGCGCGCGTGGTCGACGAGGAAGGCAAGGACGTACCGGACGGCACCCCCGGCGAGATCGTCTACCGCTCTCCGCAGCTGTGCGAGGGCTACTGGGACAAGCCCGAGGAGACCGCCGAGGCCTTCCGCGACGGCTGGTTCCGCTCCGGCGACCTCGCGGTACGGGACGCGCACGGCTACTACACGATCGTCGACCGGGTGAAGGACGTCATCAACTCCGGTGGCGTACTGGTCGCTTCACGCCAGGTCGAGGACGCCCTGTACACCCACCCGCAGGTCGCCGAGGCGGCGGTCGTGGGCCTGCCCGACGAGCGCTGGGTCGAGGCCGTCACAGCCGTTGTCGTCCCACGCGGCGAGGTCACCGAGGCGGAACTCATCGCCCACACCCGCGAGCAGCTCGCCCCCTTCAAGGCCCCGAAGCGGGTGGTGTTCGTGGAGGGCCTCCCGCGCAACGCCAGCGGGAAGATCCTCAAACGGGAGCTGAGGACGAGCCTCGGAGGCGAGCCGGGACTCGCGGCCCCGGCCGGGTGA
- a CDS encoding alpha/beta fold hydrolase, which translates to MPGTDPEPRTVRANGITLAYRVRGPKDAPPVVLPHARGADGADWAEIAPALAAGPRRVYAPDLRGHGRSDWPGGYAYEAMRDDVLAFLGALGIARADVVGHSLGGAVAYSLAQHSPRLVRRLVLEDVPAPFPLDPPRPPAERPGGDLPYDWAMILATDQQRNAPDPVWWDHMGRITMPTLLIGGGPTSLIPQEQIAALAELLPDARRVTIGAGHLVHEARPEEFLAAVGEFLSPADRTPS; encoded by the coding sequence GTGCCCGGAACGGACCCAGAACCGCGCACCGTACGGGCGAACGGCATCACCCTGGCCTACCGCGTCCGGGGGCCAAAGGACGCGCCGCCCGTCGTACTCCCGCACGCCCGCGGGGCCGACGGTGCAGACTGGGCGGAGATCGCCCCCGCGCTGGCCGCCGGACCCCGCCGGGTGTACGCCCCCGACCTGCGCGGGCACGGCCGCAGCGACTGGCCCGGCGGATACGCCTACGAGGCCATGCGCGACGACGTGCTCGCCTTCCTCGGCGCGCTCGGCATCGCCCGTGCCGACGTCGTGGGTCACTCGCTCGGTGGCGCCGTCGCCTACTCGCTCGCCCAGCACAGCCCGCGGCTCGTACGGCGGCTCGTCCTGGAGGACGTACCCGCGCCCTTCCCGCTGGACCCGCCGCGCCCTCCAGCCGAACGGCCCGGCGGGGACCTGCCGTACGACTGGGCGATGATCCTCGCCACCGACCAACAGCGCAACGCCCCGGATCCCGTGTGGTGGGACCACATGGGGCGGATCACCATGCCCACCCTGCTGATCGGTGGCGGGCCGACGAGCCTGATCCCCCAGGAGCAGATCGCCGCCCTCGCCGAGCTGCTTCCCGATGCCCGGCGCGTCACCATCGGCGCCGGGCATCTCGTGCACGAGGCACGGCCCGAGGAGTTCCTCGCAGCGGTGGGGGAGTTCCTCAGCCCTGCGGACCGTACGCCGTCATGA
- a CDS encoding sulfatase — MDADSRAAAATHTGHAPASREEGDDVGGQAAGAVEGTSDAGAKPGRFGWRRRCPRTARGVSVGTTVLAGALVAFALLLPNRIERIEFASFVRIPAEGVLLTGLLLALPPRPRRIVAVVSGVFLGLVTVLKFVDMGFYQVLARPFDLVLDWILIEHATDFLRETFGRTGQVLAVIGVIVLLVAVLVLTTLAVVRLTDLMVRHRPAAARTTLILGTAWITCMTLGVQIGTVPIATKGNAEFIGNRVEQVRAGLKDARVFEKQAAVDAFAKTPPDQLLTGLRGKDVLFTFIESYGRVAIDDPAMAKQTDAVLKEGTASLRAAGFDSRSGWLQSPVTGAGSWLAHSTFLSGLWIKNQQRYRSLTTSDRMTLTNYFRKTGAWRTVGIVPGVRRAWPEGKYFGLDHIYDSEHLGYHGPYFSWTPVPDQFSMEAFQRLEHGRKDRQPIMAEIILASSHNPWSPIARMIDWEDLGDGSVFHRIKKEGTNPTEVWKDPERVRTEYRRAIEYSIRSLTEWVERYGDEDTVLVFLGDHQPVPTVTAGDTGKDVPITIVARDKKVLDRVADWGWTDGLKPAPEAPRWGMDKFRDRFMTAYGPQG; from the coding sequence GTGGACGCGGACAGTCGCGCCGCCGCCGCGACGCACACCGGCCATGCCCCTGCCTCGCGAGAAGAAGGTGACGACGTCGGCGGGCAGGCAGCAGGCGCCGTGGAGGGGACCTCGGACGCCGGGGCGAAACCCGGCCGGTTCGGATGGCGGCGTCGCTGTCCCCGTACGGCGCGCGGTGTCAGCGTGGGGACGACCGTGCTGGCCGGTGCGCTCGTGGCGTTCGCGCTGCTGCTGCCGAACCGGATCGAGCGGATCGAGTTCGCGTCGTTCGTGCGTATCCCCGCCGAGGGCGTGCTGCTCACGGGTCTGCTGCTCGCGCTGCCGCCGAGGCCCCGGCGGATCGTGGCGGTCGTCTCGGGCGTGTTCCTGGGGCTGGTCACGGTCCTGAAGTTCGTCGACATGGGCTTCTACCAGGTGCTGGCCCGGCCCTTCGACCTGGTCCTGGACTGGATTCTCATCGAGCACGCCACGGACTTCCTGCGGGAGACGTTCGGCCGTACCGGACAGGTGCTGGCCGTGATCGGCGTGATCGTGCTGCTCGTCGCGGTGCTGGTCCTCACGACGCTCGCCGTGGTGCGACTGACGGACCTGATGGTCCGCCACCGTCCCGCCGCCGCCCGTACGACGCTGATCCTCGGCACGGCGTGGATCACCTGCATGACTCTGGGCGTGCAGATCGGCACCGTGCCGATCGCCACCAAGGGCAACGCGGAGTTCATCGGCAACCGGGTGGAACAGGTGCGGGCCGGTCTGAAGGACGCGCGGGTCTTCGAGAAGCAGGCCGCCGTGGACGCCTTCGCGAAGACGCCGCCGGACCAGTTGCTCACGGGGCTGCGCGGCAAGGACGTCCTGTTCACCTTCATCGAGAGTTACGGCCGGGTCGCGATCGACGACCCGGCGATGGCGAAGCAGACCGACGCGGTGCTGAAGGAGGGCACCGCTTCGCTCAGGGCGGCCGGGTTCGACTCGCGCAGCGGCTGGTTGCAGTCGCCGGTGACGGGCGCGGGCAGCTGGCTCGCCCACTCGACCTTCCTGTCCGGTCTGTGGATCAAGAACCAGCAGCGGTACCGCAGCCTGACCACGAGCGACCGCATGACACTGACCAACTACTTCCGCAAGACCGGCGCCTGGCGGACCGTCGGCATCGTCCCCGGCGTACGCCGGGCCTGGCCGGAGGGGAAGTACTTCGGCCTGGACCACATCTACGACTCCGAGCACCTCGGCTACCACGGCCCGTACTTCAGCTGGACGCCGGTGCCCGACCAGTTCAGCATGGAGGCCTTCCAGCGCCTGGAGCACGGCAGGAAGGACCGTCAGCCGATCATGGCGGAGATCATCCTGGCCTCCAGCCACAACCCCTGGTCGCCCATCGCCCGCATGATCGACTGGGAGGACCTCGGTGACGGTTCGGTGTTCCACCGGATCAAGAAGGAGGGCACCAACCCCACGGAGGTCTGGAAGGACCCGGAGAGGGTGCGCACCGAGTACCGGCGTGCCATCGAGTACTCGATCCGCAGCCTGACCGAGTGGGTCGAGCGCTACGGCGACGAGGACACGGTGCTCGTCTTCCTCGGCGACCACCAGCCGGTGCCGACGGTCACCGCCGGCGACACGGGCAAGGACGTGCCGATCACCATCGTCGCCCGCGACAAGAAGGTCCTGGACCGGGTCGCGGACTGGGGCTGGACCGACGGCCTCAAGCCGGCCCCGGAAGCGCCCCGGTGGGGCATGGACAAGTTCCGCGACCGTTTCATGACGGCGTACGGTCCGCAGGGCTGA
- a CDS encoding acyl-CoA synthetase: MEYNLADLFESVVDVVPGREALVYVDHPGTGAERRLTYAELDAAANRVGHHLLDSGIRPGEHVGLHLYNGVEYLQTVLGCLKARIVPVNVNYRYVAEELVYLYRDAALVGLVFDAEFTDRVAAARPRAERLRHLVRVGAPAPGAAAVPCVEFAHAEAAGSPQRGFPARSADDQFIIYTGGTTGMPKGVMWRQEDLFFAGLGGGAPTGEPVKKPEELAERVAAGGAGITFFPTAPLMHGTSTLTAFVGFNFGQRVVIHRKFVPEEVLRTVEKEKVSSISLVGDAMLRPLIDALSGPLRDIDRSSLFSVSSSGAIMSDTVRRQFQELVPDAMLLNNFGSSESGFNGTATEDSGPERGFRVRVNARTQVVDPATFEPVAVGEVGRIAQCGHVPLGYYNDPAKTAGTFFEKDGERWVLLGDMATVDEEGVVTVLGRGSQCINTGGEKVYPEEVEQALKSHPDVYDALVAGVPDPRWGHHVAAVVQLREGAARPSLEDIQAHCRDRLAGYKIPRQLVITESVQRSPSGKADYRWAREVATAADG; this comes from the coding sequence GTGGAGTACAACCTTGCCGACCTGTTCGAGTCGGTCGTCGACGTGGTTCCCGGCCGTGAGGCTCTCGTGTACGTCGACCATCCGGGCACGGGCGCGGAGCGCCGCCTCACGTACGCGGAGCTGGACGCGGCGGCCAACCGGGTCGGCCACCATCTGCTCGACAGCGGGATACGGCCCGGGGAGCACGTCGGGCTCCATCTCTACAACGGCGTGGAGTACCTGCAGACGGTGCTGGGCTGCCTGAAGGCGCGGATCGTCCCGGTCAACGTCAACTACCGTTACGTCGCAGAGGAATTGGTGTACCTCTACCGGGACGCGGCTCTGGTGGGGCTGGTCTTCGACGCGGAGTTCACGGACCGGGTGGCGGCTGCGCGGCCCCGGGCGGAGAGGCTGCGGCATCTGGTCCGGGTGGGTGCTCCGGCGCCGGGGGCCGCCGCGGTGCCCTGTGTGGAGTTCGCCCATGCGGAGGCCGCGGGGTCGCCCCAGCGCGGTTTCCCGGCCCGCTCGGCCGATGACCAGTTCATCATCTACACCGGCGGTACGACCGGGATGCCCAAGGGTGTGATGTGGCGGCAGGAGGATCTGTTCTTCGCGGGGCTCGGCGGGGGCGCGCCCACCGGTGAACCGGTGAAGAAGCCGGAGGAGCTCGCCGAGCGGGTCGCGGCCGGTGGCGCGGGGATCACCTTTTTCCCCACGGCCCCGCTGATGCACGGCACCTCCACCCTCACGGCGTTCGTCGGCTTCAACTTCGGGCAACGGGTCGTGATCCACCGCAAGTTCGTGCCCGAGGAGGTGCTGCGGACCGTGGAGAAGGAGAAGGTCAGCAGCATCTCGCTGGTGGGGGACGCGATGCTGCGGCCGCTGATCGACGCGCTGAGCGGTCCGCTGCGGGACATCGACCGCTCGTCGCTGTTCAGCGTGTCCTCGTCCGGCGCGATCATGTCGGACACGGTGCGCCGGCAGTTCCAGGAGCTGGTGCCGGACGCCATGCTGCTGAACAACTTCGGCTCGTCGGAGTCCGGTTTCAACGGGACGGCGACGGAGGACTCGGGCCCCGAGCGGGGGTTCCGGGTCCGGGTCAACGCCCGCACGCAGGTGGTGGACCCAGCCACGTTCGAACCGGTGGCGGTCGGCGAGGTGGGCCGGATCGCCCAGTGCGGACACGTGCCGCTCGGCTACTACAACGACCCGGCCAAGACCGCCGGGACGTTCTTCGAGAAGGACGGCGAGCGGTGGGTGCTGCTCGGCGACATGGCCACCGTCGACGAGGAGGGTGTGGTCACCGTCCTCGGCCGCGGCTCGCAGTGCATCAACACCGGCGGCGAGAAGGTGTACCCGGAGGAGGTCGAGCAGGCCCTCAAGTCCCATCCGGACGTCTACGACGCGCTGGTGGCCGGGGTGCCGGACCCCCGGTGGGGCCACCATGTGGCGGCCGTGGTGCAGTTGCGGGAGGGGGCGGCGCGGCCGTCGCTGGAGGACATCCAGGCGCACTGCCGTGACCGGCTCGCCGGTTACAAGATCCCGCGCCAGCTGGTGATCACGGAGTCGGTCCAGCGGTCGCCGAGCGGCAAGGCGGACTATCGCTGGGCGCGGGAGGTGGCGACGGCGGCGGACGGGTGA
- a CDS encoding crotonase/enoyl-CoA hydratase family protein: MGGTEHLTVQREGATLVLTLNRPEARNALSLPMLVGLHDGWLEADADDSVRSIVFTGAGGTFCSGMDLKALAGDGMAGEEYRNRLKADPDLHWKAMLRHHRPRKPVIAAVEGYCVAGGTEMLQGTDIRVAGESATFGLFEVKRGLFPIGGSTVRLQRQIPRTHALEMLLTGRPYSAREAAAIGLVGHVVPDGTALAKALEIAEQINSCGPLAVEAVKASVYETAEMSESDGLAAELTRGWPVFDTADAKEGARAFAEKRPPVYKRA, translated from the coding sequence ATGGGTGGGACGGAACACCTCACCGTGCAGCGCGAAGGCGCCACACTGGTGCTCACGCTCAACAGGCCCGAAGCCAGGAACGCGCTCTCGCTGCCGATGCTCGTCGGCCTCCACGACGGCTGGCTGGAGGCCGACGCCGACGACTCGGTTCGCTCGATCGTGTTCACCGGCGCGGGCGGCACGTTCTGCTCGGGCATGGACCTCAAGGCTCTCGCCGGCGACGGCATGGCCGGCGAGGAGTACCGCAACCGGCTCAAGGCCGACCCCGACCTGCACTGGAAGGCGATGCTGCGCCACCATCGCCCGCGCAAGCCGGTGATCGCGGCCGTCGAGGGGTACTGCGTCGCGGGCGGCACCGAGATGCTCCAAGGCACCGACATCCGCGTCGCCGGCGAGTCCGCGACCTTCGGCCTGTTCGAGGTGAAGCGCGGCCTGTTCCCCATCGGCGGCTCCACGGTCCGGCTGCAACGCCAGATCCCGCGCACCCACGCCCTGGAAATGCTCCTCACCGGCCGCCCCTACAGCGCCCGCGAGGCCGCCGCCATCGGCCTGGTCGGACACGTCGTCCCCGACGGCACGGCGCTCGCGAAGGCACTGGAGATCGCCGAACAGATCAACTCCTGCGGACCGCTGGCCGTCGAGGCCGTCAAGGCCTCCGTCTACGAAACCGCCGAGATGAGCGAGTCCGACGGCCTCGCGGCCGAACTCACCCGGGGCTGGCCGGTCTTCGACACCGCCGACGCCAAGGAGGGTGCCCGCGCCTTCGCGGAGAAGCGACCGCCCGTCTACAAGCGCGCCTGA